Proteins encoded together in one Xenopus laevis strain J_2021 chromosome 6L, Xenopus_laevis_v10.1, whole genome shotgun sequence window:
- the LOC108718440 gene encoding gastrula zinc finger protein XlCGF57.1-like isoform X1, producing the protein MVGLCSLLSGSPEMETRRLEGKWENEEPDTEDPLTTEMDFVPRAASPEAEPELFYLRIEKVLLVCEDYLESSAFSLTDGEICWNDERNAQIAEYQDSSEDLDMVRKHLQGAGNFTGPVYESTETYSQYQSNAEYEHCSASSNPSGFLCSKCGVRFSVSRDLLTHLCGWSGMNNTSRYNDLYEEAKPFSSTLNDMHIGVSMDQQPCIVEKSFICTECGKNFSPKVHPQSHQRLHAEEKPFACTECGESFSFEIALSRHQMIHTGIKPLQFTKCGECLSLNYHLTDIEEKPFTCTECGLLFFEKNDLASHYKTHLRSNYVKRMHQRGHFYSPHRICAGENAFICTECGKDFSRKWHLQRHQKIHTGEKPFTCNECGKQYTRKSHLNRHEKIHTGEKPFSCTVCEETFSQKSNLRSHYRVHTGAKCAKRFPEKSILGSELAIHIVKKPFLCTECGKYFTRKWHLQRHQKIHTGEKPFTCTECGKGFSRKTHLHCHYKMHTETMWEQVF; encoded by the exons ATGGTGGGTTTGTGTTCCTTGCTGTCAGGTTCTCCAGAGATGGAAACAAGGAGGTTAGAGGGGAAATGGGAGAATGAAGAGCCGGACACTGAGGATCCTCTGACAACAGAAATGGATTTTGTTCCCCGGGCTG CTTCTCCAGAGGCAGAACCAGAATTATTCTATTTACGGATTGAAAAAGTATTGCTGGTTTGTGAAGATTATCTGGAAAGTTCCGCTTTTTCACTCACTGATGGGG AAATTTGCTGGAATGATGAAAGGAATGCACAGATAGCAGAATACCAAGATTCATCTGAAGATCTGGATATGGTCAGGAAACACTTACAGGGTGCTGGAAATTTCACTGGGCCTGTGTATGAAAGTACAGAGACCTACTCCCAATATCAGTCCAACGCTGAGTATGAACACTGCTCTGCAAGCTCCAACCCATCTGGGTTCCTCTGTTCTAAGTGCGGAGTGAGATTCTCTGTGAGCAGAGACCTTCTGACTCATCTGTGTGGCTGGAGTGGGATGAACAATACCAGCAGATATAATGATTTGTATGAGGAGGCAAAACCTTTTAGCAGCACGTTGAATGACATGCACATCGGTGTGTCAATGGACCAGCAGCCTTGCATTGTCGAGAAAAGCTTTATCTGTACAGAATGCGGGAAAAATTTCTCTCCAAAAGTCCACCCTCAAAGTCACCAGAGACTCCATGCAGAGGAGAAACCATTCGCCTGCACTGAATGCGGGGAAAGTTTTTCTTTTGAGATTGCTCTTTCGAGACATCAGATGATCCACACGGGAATAAAACCATTGCAGTTTACCAAGTGTGGTGAATGCTTATCTCTGAATTATCACTTGACTGACATCGAGGAGAAGccattcacatgcacagaatgtgggctACTATTCTTTGAAAAGAACGATCTTGCCAGCCACTACAAAACTCATTTACGGTCCAACTATGTGAAAAGAATGCACCAAAGGGGCCATTTTTATAGTCCACATAGGATCTGCGCAGGGGAGAATGCTTTCATATGTACTGAATGTGGCAAAGATTTCTCTCGGAAGTGGCACCTTCAGCGCCACCAGAAAATTCACACGGGAGAAAAACCTTTTACATGTAATGAATGTGGGAAACAATACACACGGAAGAGCCATCTCAACCGCCATGAAAAAATTCACACCGGGGAGAAGCCTTTCTCTTGTACTGTATGTGAGGAAACGTTCTCTCAGAAGAGCAACCTGCGCAGTCACTATAGAGTTCACACTGGGGCAAAATGTGCTAAAAGGTTCCCTGAGAAGAGTATTCTGGGCAGCGAGCTGGCAATCCACATCGTGAAAAAACCTTTCTTGTGCACAGAGTGCGGGAAATATTTCACGCGGAAATGGCACCTTCAGCGGCACCAGAAAatccacactggggagaaacctttcacttgtacagaatgtgggaaaggctTCTCTCGTAAGACCCACCTGCACTGCCACTATAAGATGCACACAGAAACAATGTGGGAACAAGTCTTCTGA
- the LOC121394796 gene encoding oocyte zinc finger protein XlCOF6-like isoform X5 has product MLQIKTEKEELDCGDDQNPKESSAVPLTNGASPLAESEILQIKIKEEEPDYEYYLPTIKREMDSVLGAVDCSVDYRVKLEISRSPQSSRQSFCSLGPVKSEREDNSVFKGPVTHKTESDLGGEADIKYEEGSARSGFICCKCRSSFSLERDLLTHVCADPTKNFSNVESVPCGSTENEEGARVKPTQDLQVPTGKKTIMCPVCGIYFHGKSQLEYHRNIHTGEQPFQCSECGRSFALKGQLRKHNAVHARDRQFSCTECGKCFSHKSNLRSHHKIHTGERPFACTECGKSFSQKSHLQSHQRSHTGEKPHVCTECGRCFSLKSNLVAHEKKHKHMKTFACSECKKTFSDMNELHIHQAVHTGEKTFKCKVCGKCFSHKGNLQNHELIHTGEKPFTCTECGKIFFNMGRLCVHQAVPAQDNAFRCKVCGKFFSRKNCLRHHKRIHRGEKPFTCTECGKSFSDMGKLSVHQTIHARKKAFLCKICGKRFTCMDYLTKHEITHTGAKPFTCTDCGKSFSRKGKLCVHQAVHASEKAFKCKICGKGFSRKDYLKNHERIHTGEKPFTCTECGKSFSDKTNLYNHQKVHTGQKSFSCTECGRSFLRKDTLINHQKVHTGEKPYTCTECGKSVSSQSSLIRHQRIHTGSKPYNCAQCGRSFAGQGELRRHQKVHIREKSLQEQSLGKGFVNNTVFTVATGFNKEEQPFACVEG; this is encoded by the coding sequence TTGATTGTTCCGTGGACTATAGAGTGAAATTAGAAATTTCCAGATCACCGCAGAGCTCGCGACaatctttctgttctctgggtcctGTCAAGTCAGAGAGAGAAGACAATtcagtatttaaagggccagtgacgCACAAAACTGAGAGTGATTTGGGGGGTGAGGCTGATATAAAATATGAGGAGGGCTCAGCAAGGTCTGGATTTATCTGCTGTAAATGTAGAAGCAGCTTCTCCTTGGAGAGAGATCTCCTTACCCACGTCTGTGCCGACCCTACAAAGAACTTCAGTAACGTAGAGTCAGTACCTTGTGGTTCTACAGAGAATGAGGAGGGTGCAAGGGTTAAACCCACTCAAGATCTGCAGGTTCCCACTGGGAAGAAAACAATTATGTGTCCGGTATGTGGGATATATTTCCATGGAAAGAGCCAACTCGAGTATCACCGGAACATTCACACGGGGGAACAGCCTTTCCAATGCAGCGAGTGTGGGAGGAGCTTTGCTTTAAAGGGCCAGCTTCGGAAACATAATGCAGTTCACGCCCGAGACAGACAGTTCTCATGTACAGAATGCGGCAAATGCTTCTCTCATAAAAGCAACCTTAGGAGCCATCACAAAATCCACACCGGGGAGAGACCCTTTGCGTGTACGGAATGCGGCAAAAGCTTCTCTCAGAAGAGCCACCTTCAAAGTCACCAGAGAAgccacacgggggagaaaccccACGTCTGTACGGAATGCGGCCGATGCTTTTCTCTAAAGAGCAATCTTGTGGCGCATGAAAAGAAACACAAACACATGAAGACCTTCGCGTGCAGCGAGTGTAAGAAAACCTTCTCCGACATGAACGAACTTCACATCCACCAGGCAGTTCATACGGGCGAGAAAACCTTCAAATGCAAAGTATGTGGCAAATGCTTTTCTCACAAGGGCAATCTCCAGAATCATGAACTAatccacactggggagaaaccattcacttgcacGGAATGTGGCAAAATCTTTTTCAACATGGGCCGGCTTTGCGTCCACCAGGCGGTGCCGGCACAAGACAACGCTTTCAGGTGTAAAGTATGCGGAAAGTTTTTTTCTCGCAAGAATTGTCTGAGACACCATAAAAGAATTCACcgaggggagaaaccattcacttgcacGGAATGCGGGAAAAGCTTTTCCGACATGGGCAAACTCAGTGTCCACCAGACTATTCATGCTAGAAAGAAAGCGTTCCTATGCAAAATATGTGGCAAGCGTTTCACGTGCATGGATTATCTGACAAAGCATGAAATAACCCACACAGGGgcgaaaccattcacttgtacgGATTGTGGCAAAAGCTTTTCTCGCAAGGGTAAGCTCTGCGTCCACCAGGCAGTTCACGCAAGCGAGAAAGccttcaaatgtaaaatatgcGGGAAAGGTTTTTCTCGCAAGGACTATCTGAAGAACCATGAAaggattcacacaggggagaaaccattcacttgcacGGAATGTGGGAAGAGCTTCTCCGACAAGACCAATCTTTACAACCACCAGAAAGTTCACACCGGACAGAAAAGCTTCagttgcacagaatgtgggagGAGTTTTCTTCGTAAAGACACCCTGATCAATCACCAGAAGgttcacaccggggagaaaccctATACCTGCACGGAATGCGGCAAAAGTGTAAGCAGCCAGTCCAGCCTCATCCGGCACCAGAGGATTCACACGGGAAGTAAACCTTACAATTGTGCACAATGTGGGAGGAGCTTTGCTGGACAAGGTGAACTTCGTCGGCACCAGAAAGTTCATATTCGGGAAAAATCACTTCAGGAACAAAGTTTGGGCAAAGGTTTTGTCAATAATACCGTCTTTACAGTCGCCACCGGGTTTAACAAAGAAGAACAGCCTTTTGCCTGTGTTGAAGGATAA
- the LOC108719524 gene encoding gastrula zinc finger protein 5-1-like isoform X3: METRRLEGKWENEEPDTEDPLDTIKREMDPVPGAGSPEAQAEMLQIKIKEEEPDYEYYLPTIKREMDLVPGAGFPVAHAPIFQLKIKEEYLGPEDPPLTIKQETDPVSGAGRVPGAV; this comes from the exons atggaaacaaggaggttagaggggaaatgggagaatgaagagccggacactgaggatcctctggacacaataaagaggGAAATGGATCCCGTTCCTGGGGCCG GTTCCCCAGAGGCACAAGCAGAAATGTTACAGATAAAGATAAAGGAGGAAGAACCAGACTATGAATATTACCTGCCCACAATAAAGAGGGAAATGGATCTCGTTCCTGGGGCCG GTTTCCCAGTAGCACACGCACCAATATTCCAgctaaaaataaaagaagaatatCTGGGCCCTGAGGATCCTCCGCTCACAATAAAGCAGGAAACTGACCCTGTTTCTGGGGCTG GACGTGTTCCAGGAGCCGTTTAA
- the LOC108718440 gene encoding gastrula zinc finger protein XlCGF57.1-like isoform X2 has translation METRRLEGKWENEEPDTEDPLTTEMDFVPRAASPEAEPELFYLRIEKVLLVCEDYLESSAFSLTDGEICWNDERNAQIAEYQDSSEDLDMVRKHLQGAGNFTGPVYESTETYSQYQSNAEYEHCSASSNPSGFLCSKCGVRFSVSRDLLTHLCGWSGMNNTSRYNDLYEEAKPFSSTLNDMHIGVSMDQQPCIVEKSFICTECGKNFSPKVHPQSHQRLHAEEKPFACTECGESFSFEIALSRHQMIHTGIKPLQFTKCGECLSLNYHLTDIEEKPFTCTECGLLFFEKNDLASHYKTHLRSNYVKRMHQRGHFYSPHRICAGENAFICTECGKDFSRKWHLQRHQKIHTGEKPFTCNECGKQYTRKSHLNRHEKIHTGEKPFSCTVCEETFSQKSNLRSHYRVHTGAKCAKRFPEKSILGSELAIHIVKKPFLCTECGKYFTRKWHLQRHQKIHTGEKPFTCTECGKGFSRKTHLHCHYKMHTETMWEQVF, from the exons ATGGAAACAAGGAGGTTAGAGGGGAAATGGGAGAATGAAGAGCCGGACACTGAGGATCCTCTGACAACAGAAATGGATTTTGTTCCCCGGGCTG CTTCTCCAGAGGCAGAACCAGAATTATTCTATTTACGGATTGAAAAAGTATTGCTGGTTTGTGAAGATTATCTGGAAAGTTCCGCTTTTTCACTCACTGATGGGG AAATTTGCTGGAATGATGAAAGGAATGCACAGATAGCAGAATACCAAGATTCATCTGAAGATCTGGATATGGTCAGGAAACACTTACAGGGTGCTGGAAATTTCACTGGGCCTGTGTATGAAAGTACAGAGACCTACTCCCAATATCAGTCCAACGCTGAGTATGAACACTGCTCTGCAAGCTCCAACCCATCTGGGTTCCTCTGTTCTAAGTGCGGAGTGAGATTCTCTGTGAGCAGAGACCTTCTGACTCATCTGTGTGGCTGGAGTGGGATGAACAATACCAGCAGATATAATGATTTGTATGAGGAGGCAAAACCTTTTAGCAGCACGTTGAATGACATGCACATCGGTGTGTCAATGGACCAGCAGCCTTGCATTGTCGAGAAAAGCTTTATCTGTACAGAATGCGGGAAAAATTTCTCTCCAAAAGTCCACCCTCAAAGTCACCAGAGACTCCATGCAGAGGAGAAACCATTCGCCTGCACTGAATGCGGGGAAAGTTTTTCTTTTGAGATTGCTCTTTCGAGACATCAGATGATCCACACGGGAATAAAACCATTGCAGTTTACCAAGTGTGGTGAATGCTTATCTCTGAATTATCACTTGACTGACATCGAGGAGAAGccattcacatgcacagaatgtgggctACTATTCTTTGAAAAGAACGATCTTGCCAGCCACTACAAAACTCATTTACGGTCCAACTATGTGAAAAGAATGCACCAAAGGGGCCATTTTTATAGTCCACATAGGATCTGCGCAGGGGAGAATGCTTTCATATGTACTGAATGTGGCAAAGATTTCTCTCGGAAGTGGCACCTTCAGCGCCACCAGAAAATTCACACGGGAGAAAAACCTTTTACATGTAATGAATGTGGGAAACAATACACACGGAAGAGCCATCTCAACCGCCATGAAAAAATTCACACCGGGGAGAAGCCTTTCTCTTGTACTGTATGTGAGGAAACGTTCTCTCAGAAGAGCAACCTGCGCAGTCACTATAGAGTTCACACTGGGGCAAAATGTGCTAAAAGGTTCCCTGAGAAGAGTATTCTGGGCAGCGAGCTGGCAATCCACATCGTGAAAAAACCTTTCTTGTGCACAGAGTGCGGGAAATATTTCACGCGGAAATGGCACCTTCAGCGGCACCAGAAAatccacactggggagaaacctttcacttgtacagaatgtgggaaaggctTCTCTCGTAAGACCCACCTGCACTGCCACTATAAGATGCACACAGAAACAATGTGGGAACAAGTCTTCTGA